In Balneolales bacterium ANBcel1, one genomic interval encodes:
- a CDS encoding SpoIIE family protein phosphatase, giving the protein MSLDNETRRSFNRTRTFYREYTRGMTAERLGKEFQADSQRLMELYYDAVGIDRSKKEKQRPVQVFKLIGSLISRLTPARRLAFGFSIGGLALYMLSSGLIATLMLPLSFLALVLLLLLELLEKSDVKREIDLARDIQISLLPGSNFRYEDIEFASFASTASEVGGDYVDVIRTERGTYYIIADVSGKGLSAALYMVRIQALVHLIIEKLDPDPSELFIHLNDYIKSGKKDKTFVTACAALFPSDGSPVKMCRAGHNPPLFYDASRDAVSELRSQGLALGMASTTIFRKQLQEISLVLDPGDHLLFYTDGLTESRNHQNEQYDDYRLIKLFELYGSLNASTIRHKIHVALEEFIGDQRLADDITFTCIQRQRKIRRRE; this is encoded by the coding sequence ATGAGTCTGGACAACGAAACCCGGCGTTCATTCAACAGAACCCGGACTTTTTATCGCGAATATACGCGCGGCATGACGGCCGAGCGGCTGGGAAAAGAGTTTCAGGCCGACTCGCAGCGACTGATGGAGCTTTACTATGACGCGGTAGGTATCGACCGAAGTAAAAAAGAGAAACAGCGTCCCGTCCAGGTGTTCAAACTGATCGGCTCCCTGATTTCGAGGCTGACTCCTGCCCGCAGGCTCGCTTTCGGTTTTTCGATTGGCGGCCTGGCGCTGTACATGCTCTCTTCGGGGTTAATCGCCACGCTGATGCTTCCGCTCTCCTTTCTGGCACTGGTTCTTTTGCTGCTGCTGGAGCTGTTGGAAAAGTCGGATGTCAAAAGAGAGATCGATCTGGCCCGTGATATCCAGATCAGTCTGTTGCCGGGCTCCAATTTCCGCTACGAAGACATTGAATTCGCCTCTTTTGCAAGTACCGCAAGCGAAGTGGGCGGAGACTATGTGGATGTTATCCGAACGGAACGCGGCACCTATTATATTATCGCAGATGTCTCCGGCAAAGGGCTGTCGGCTGCGCTATATATGGTTCGGATTCAGGCTCTGGTGCATCTGATTATTGAAAAACTGGATCCTGATCCAAGCGAACTGTTTATCCATCTGAACGACTACATCAAATCGGGGAAAAAAGACAAAACCTTTGTCACCGCCTGTGCGGCCCTGTTTCCCTCTGACGGATCCCCTGTGAAAATGTGCCGCGCAGGTCACAATCCCCCCCTGTTTTACGATGCCTCCCGGGATGCCGTAAGCGAACTGCGTTCTCAGGGCCTGGCACTTGGGATGGCCAGTACCACCATATTCCGAAAACAGTTGCAGGAGATATCCCTTGTACTGGATCCGGGCGACCATCTGCTGTTTTATACCGACGGCCTGACCGAGTCGCGCAACCATCAAAATGAACAGTATGATGATTACCGGCTCATCAAACTGTTTGAGCTGTACGGTTCGCTGAACGCATCAACCATTCGACACAAAATCCATGTCGCACTGGAGGAGTTTATTGGAGACCAAAGGCTGGCAGACGACATCACCTTTACCTGTATTCAGCGACAAAGGAAAATACGACGTCGGGAGTAA
- a CDS encoding DUF5683 domain-containing protein — MPVFLVLGLAVFLTVLPVLSCAEPPIAFEMRNVGSSERILLTAEFSDEVTFQRRIGYQAAGSIKLTASLREEPIDTVPNPSSVLRKSMILPGWGQITNDQTWKVPVIYGLFAGLTYYSISMNQNYRDYRAAYYNSQYPDGDQRFGPTPASIDPNTNPQSLRFSRNAYRNRRDLTLIGIALAYGLNLVDAYVFAHMRDFDVSDDLSANIYIVPPSMDRSSQNAKAFQSAFKEPSGFQVTLRLSLP, encoded by the coding sequence ATGCCTGTGTTTCTTGTGCTTGGCCTGGCCGTTTTTCTTACTGTTCTCCCGGTACTTTCGTGCGCCGAACCCCCGATTGCCTTTGAAATGCGAAATGTCGGCAGCAGTGAACGGATTCTATTAACGGCCGAATTCAGTGATGAAGTCACGTTTCAGCGGAGAATCGGCTATCAGGCCGCCGGCAGCATAAAACTGACCGCGTCATTGCGTGAAGAGCCGATTGATACCGTTCCGAACCCTTCATCTGTTCTACGAAAATCGATGATATTGCCGGGATGGGGCCAGATCACCAATGACCAAACCTGGAAGGTTCCGGTGATCTACGGCCTGTTTGCAGGTCTCACGTATTACAGTATTTCGATGAACCAAAACTACAGGGATTACCGTGCGGCATATTACAACAGCCAATATCCGGACGGTGATCAGCGTTTTGGTCCGACACCCGCTTCCATTGACCCTAACACCAATCCACAGTCGCTTCGCTTTTCCAGAAACGCATACCGCAACCGCCGCGATCTCACCCTCATTGGAATCGCCCTTGCATACGGCCTCAACCTGGTCGATGCCTATGTCTTTGCACACATGCGGGATTTTGATGTAAGTGATGATCTCAGCGCAAATATATATATTGTACCACCTTCAATGGACCGCTCGTCGCAAAACGCGAAGGCATTTCAATCTGCCTTCAAGGAACCGTCAGGCTTTCAGGTGACCTTGCGATTGTCACTGCCGTAA
- a CDS encoding TIGR00730 family Rossman fold protein, producing the protein MGNKKKRIQGRYDARFEKDVWSVFKVMGEFVDGYEKMSHVGPSVSFFGSARLPETHKYYHMAVETARKLSETGFGIITGGGPGIMEAGNRGADQAGGTSVGLCITLPEEEQGNKYLKKHYKIDFNYFFARKVMFVKYAQGFVVFPGGLGTLDEFFEAMTLIQTRKVHQFPIVLMGSDFWKGLIDWMQDTMVAQGTISPADMELFHITDDPDDATSVIYDFYQNNQLRPNF; encoded by the coding sequence ATGGGAAACAAGAAAAAACGCATTCAGGGAAGATATGACGCCCGTTTTGAGAAAGACGTATGGAGCGTGTTCAAGGTTATGGGCGAATTCGTGGACGGCTACGAGAAGATGTCGCATGTAGGTCCGTCGGTCTCTTTTTTCGGCTCAGCCCGTCTGCCCGAAACCCACAAATACTATCATATGGCCGTTGAAACGGCGCGCAAACTATCTGAAACAGGCTTTGGCATCATAACCGGCGGTGGTCCGGGCATCATGGAAGCCGGCAACCGAGGGGCGGATCAGGCCGGAGGAACATCGGTCGGCCTGTGCATAACGCTTCCGGAAGAGGAACAGGGAAACAAGTACCTGAAGAAACATTACAAAATTGACTTCAACTACTTCTTCGCCCGCAAGGTGATGTTCGTAAAGTATGCGCAAGGCTTTGTCGTCTTTCCAGGCGGACTGGGTACGCTGGATGAGTTTTTTGAAGCCATGACCCTTATTCAGACCCGGAAGGTGCATCAGTTTCCCATTGTTCTGATGGGCAGCGACTTCTGGAAAGGCCTCATTGACTGGATGCAGGATACCATGGTCGCGCAAGGAACCATCAGCCCGGCCGATATGGAACTCTTTCATATTACCGACGACCCGGACGACGCCACTTCGGTTATCTATGATTTCTATCAGAATAATCAATTGCGCCCCAATTTTTAA
- the polA gene encoding DNA polymerase I, producing MSDTLFLIDGTALAYRSYFAMINSNLRNAEGVPTGAIYGFANALVNLLEKEQPTYLAVAWDTHAPTFRHEMDENYKANRPPQPEDLRTAIPLIKEMVAHFGFNNVEKDGYEADDLIGTLALEARKERVMVYMVTPDKDFMQLIGDNIYMYKPLNKGDGFDIIDREGVRKYFGVGPEAVVDVLALIGDTSDNIPGVPGIGKKGAAKIIQEFGSLEKAIEAAPDMKSKRAREGLMQNREQALKSREMIVINTSVPETISWKELRWDGVKGESLIDFFKHMQFRSLARKIAAAESGMLETIRKNIDTTGQGSLFGEEGGQAEPETAETAWTTYDEENVRYHTVNSEAALSEMTERLAQSDVWSFDTETTSTDPRVADLLGIAFSCREGEAWYVAAQAFEPKQLITALQPLFGNPGALKVAHHFKYDYRVLNRYGIMVEGPLFDTMLAAYLLDAGQKMDMDSLARSYLGYDPIPIEAIIGEKGKNQKSMQDAPLEKVAPYACEDADITLRLHTVFEEKIRERNLQSLATEMEFPLARVLGDMELAGVKLDLGLLKEFSRELDRDILGVRDTIYELAGEEFNINSTQQLGVILFEKLGLPSRKKTATGKYATSEQVLSTLAPEFDIAEKILEYRGLSKLKSTYVDALPKLVNPETGRIHTTFNQHVTATGRLSSTNPNLQNIPVRTERGRGIRKAFVAEEGYRILAVDYSQVELRIIASMAGDEAMIRAFREDEDIHARTAAEIFGLDSLTDVGREERRKAKEVNFGIPYGVSAFGLAQRLGVSNKEGKSIIDAYFARFPAIQDFITNTVAFAREHGYVETLMGRRREIPDIRSQNRNIRAFAERTAVNMPIQGTAADLIKIATIRIDRELRERNSRTRLLLQVHDELVFEMPVDEQEGTPRLIQEVMEGAMELKVPLKAESGISDNWLDAH from the coding sequence ATGTCAGATACCCTTTTTCTTATCGACGGCACCGCCCTTGCCTACCGTTCCTATTTTGCCATGATCAACAGCAATCTTCGGAATGCCGAGGGTGTGCCGACCGGGGCAATATACGGATTTGCCAACGCCCTGGTTAACCTGCTGGAGAAAGAACAGCCTACGTACCTCGCGGTGGCATGGGACACGCACGCCCCCACCTTTCGCCATGAAATGGATGAAAACTATAAAGCCAACCGGCCGCCGCAACCGGAGGATCTTAGAACAGCCATTCCCCTGATAAAGGAAATGGTCGCCCATTTTGGCTTTAATAATGTGGAGAAGGACGGGTATGAGGCCGATGACCTTATCGGTACACTCGCCCTCGAAGCCCGGAAGGAGCGGGTTATGGTGTATATGGTGACCCCGGACAAGGACTTCATGCAGCTGATAGGAGATAATATCTACATGTACAAGCCTCTGAACAAGGGCGACGGATTTGATATTATCGACCGGGAAGGGGTGAGAAAGTATTTCGGGGTTGGACCCGAAGCGGTTGTGGATGTGCTGGCGCTTATCGGAGATACATCCGACAATATTCCCGGAGTTCCGGGCATCGGGAAAAAGGGAGCGGCCAAAATCATACAGGAGTTCGGAAGCCTGGAAAAGGCGATTGAGGCGGCTCCGGATATGAAGAGCAAGCGTGCCAGAGAGGGGCTGATGCAGAACCGGGAGCAGGCCCTGAAGTCCCGGGAGATGATCGTCATCAACACCAGTGTGCCCGAGACCATTTCCTGGAAAGAGCTGCGGTGGGATGGTGTGAAAGGAGAATCGCTGATCGATTTCTTCAAACATATGCAGTTCCGCAGCCTGGCCCGGAAAATCGCTGCGGCGGAAAGCGGTATGCTGGAGACCATCCGAAAAAATATCGATACGACCGGGCAGGGATCCCTGTTCGGAGAAGAGGGCGGGCAGGCAGAACCGGAGACCGCGGAGACGGCCTGGACCACCTATGACGAAGAGAACGTCCGGTACCACACCGTCAACAGCGAGGCAGCCCTGAGCGAAATGACGGAACGTCTGGCACAGTCCGATGTCTGGAGTTTTGATACCGAAACCACATCAACCGATCCCCGAGTGGCAGACCTGCTGGGAATCGCCTTTTCCTGCCGGGAAGGGGAGGCGTGGTATGTTGCGGCCCAAGCCTTTGAGCCGAAACAGCTCATCACGGCACTGCAGCCTTTGTTCGGCAATCCAGGTGCGCTGAAGGTCGCGCATCATTTTAAATACGATTACCGTGTGTTGAACCGGTACGGTATTATGGTGGAGGGGCCGCTGTTCGATACCATGCTGGCGGCCTATTTGCTGGATGCCGGTCAGAAAATGGACATGGATTCGCTGGCCCGGAGCTATCTCGGCTACGATCCGATTCCCATTGAGGCCATCATCGGAGAGAAGGGGAAAAACCAGAAGTCCATGCAGGACGCTCCTCTGGAAAAGGTAGCTCCCTACGCCTGCGAGGATGCCGACATCACCCTGAGATTGCATACCGTGTTTGAAGAAAAAATCAGGGAGCGTAATTTGCAGTCACTGGCCACGGAGATGGAGTTTCCACTGGCACGGGTTCTCGGCGATATGGAGCTGGCCGGGGTGAAACTGGACCTCGGTCTGCTCAAGGAGTTTTCCCGGGAGCTGGACCGTGATATCCTGGGGGTCAGGGACACCATATATGAACTGGCGGGTGAGGAGTTCAATATCAACTCCACACAGCAGCTTGGGGTAATTTTGTTTGAAAAACTGGGACTTCCATCCCGAAAGAAAACCGCCACGGGCAAGTACGCTACCTCCGAACAGGTCCTTTCTACACTGGCACCGGAATTTGATATCGCAGAAAAAATTCTGGAATACCGGGGTCTGAGCAAACTCAAATCCACCTATGTTGACGCCCTGCCCAAGCTGGTCAATCCCGAGACCGGCCGCATCCACACTACCTTCAACCAGCATGTGACGGCTACCGGGCGACTTTCATCCACCAACCCGAATCTGCAGAATATTCCGGTGCGCACCGAACGGGGCAGAGGCATCCGAAAAGCTTTTGTCGCCGAAGAGGGGTATCGGATTCTGGCGGTCGACTATTCCCAGGTGGAGCTTCGCATTATCGCGTCCATGGCGGGCGACGAGGCGATGATCCGGGCATTCCGGGAGGATGAAGACATCCACGCGAGAACCGCTGCCGAGATATTCGGACTCGATTCGCTCACTGATGTGGGACGGGAGGAGCGCAGAAAGGCCAAGGAGGTCAATTTCGGCATCCCCTACGGAGTGAGCGCCTTTGGACTTGCACAGCGGCTCGGTGTTTCGAACAAGGAAGGGAAGAGTATCATTGATGCCTACTTCGCCCGATTTCCTGCCATACAGGATTTTATTACAAATACGGTGGCATTCGCCCGGGAACACGGGTATGTGGAAACCCTCATGGGAAGGCGGCGGGAGATTCCGGATATCCGATCACAGAACAGGAATATCAGAGCATTCGCGGAGCGAACCGCCGTAAATATGCCGATTCAGGGTACGGCCGCCGACCTGATTAAAATTGCCACAATCCGAATAGATCGGGAGTTGAGAGAACGTAACTCCCGTACCAGGCTCCTGCTGCAAGTGCATGATGAACTGGTATTCGAAATGCCCGTGGATGAGCAGGAGGGCACGCCACGGCTCATCCAGGAGGTGATGGAAGGCGCAATGGAACTGAAAGTGCCGCTTAAGGCCGAATCAGGAATCTCGGACAACTGGCTGGACGCGCACTAG
- the rsgA gene encoding ribosome small subunit-dependent GTPase A, translating into MKGLVVKATGSWYTVRTDYGSFMECRLPGKFRLSGEQVTNPVAVGDKVSITREPEGTGIIEEIEERRNRLIRKATHGKRGIQVIAANVDQVVIVTSFRQPAFKTGFIDRVLVCCEAYEIAPLIVMNKTDLCSTREDSEELEKASGLYQDLGYPMIPISALDTASVQKFLTEHISGKTTVLTGPSGTGKTTLLNVMVPGHDLKTGEVSHASNKGKHTTTFARLIETDDNTSIIDTPGIREFGLVDVEPYEVSLFFPEMKPFREECHFYNCTHKHEPRCAVRAAVDGGMIAESRYKSYLNILESI; encoded by the coding sequence ATGAAAGGATTGGTTGTCAAAGCTACCGGCAGTTGGTACACGGTTCGAACGGACTATGGTTCGTTTATGGAATGCCGGCTGCCGGGCAAGTTCCGCCTTTCCGGTGAACAGGTAACCAATCCGGTGGCTGTAGGCGACAAGGTATCAATTACCAGGGAGCCCGAGGGCACCGGTATCATTGAAGAGATTGAAGAGCGCCGAAACCGTCTGATCCGGAAAGCTACACACGGCAAAAGAGGTATTCAGGTGATTGCCGCCAATGTGGATCAGGTGGTGATCGTTACCTCGTTTCGCCAACCGGCTTTCAAGACCGGTTTCATCGACCGGGTGCTGGTCTGCTGCGAAGCCTATGAAATTGCACCCCTCATTGTGATGAACAAAACGGATCTGTGCAGCACACGGGAGGATTCAGAGGAGCTTGAAAAGGCGTCAGGATTGTATCAGGACCTCGGCTACCCCATGATTCCCATCAGCGCGCTGGATACAGCTTCTGTTCAGAAGTTTCTGACGGAACATATCAGCGGAAAAACTACCGTCCTTACCGGTCCGTCGGGAACCGGTAAAACCACCTTGTTGAACGTCATGGTCCCTGGCCATGACCTGAAAACCGGAGAAGTGAGCCACGCTTCCAACAAGGGGAAACATACCACAACCTTTGCCCGGCTGATCGAAACGGACGACAACACATCCATCATCGACACTCCGGGCATCAGGGAATTCGGTCTGGTTGATGTAGAGCCCTATGAAGTGTCGCTTTTTTTCCCGGAGATGAAGCCCTTTCGAGAGGAATGCCACTTTTATAACTGCACCCACAAGCACGAGCCCCGATGTGCGGTACGAGCGGCTGTCGATGGCGGGATGATTGCCGAGTCCAGGTATAAAAGCTATTTGAATATCCTTGAAAGCATCTGA
- a CDS encoding ParB/RepB/Spo0J family partition protein: MKKKVLGRGLGAFFPEHELTGSEEKNDARTAPNDEQAIRQVNITLTIPVTDIRPNPHQPREDFDEIKLQELSDSIRMHGLIQPITVRFIGSGKYELISGERRLRATKMAGIPNIPAYIREVDDDDIVAFALIENVQREQLNPIEVALGYKRLLEECNFTQDQVAKKLGKNRSTVTNILRLLNLRAPIQSALKTNAISTGHARALITVEEPRVQDKLLDKAIKEDWSVRQIEDAVRKLDRKKKPRNTLLQEKDQKDVHLMELSNRLRNKFSTRVSIRKKNKGGEIRFEYYSDEDLERIISILEESEK, from the coding sequence ATGAAAAAAAAAGTATTGGGCAGAGGTCTTGGCGCATTTTTTCCGGAACACGAGCTGACAGGTTCGGAGGAAAAGAATGATGCGCGTACAGCGCCCAATGACGAACAGGCTATCAGGCAGGTTAATATTACCCTGACCATACCCGTTACGGATATTCGCCCCAATCCGCATCAGCCCAGAGAGGATTTTGACGAGATCAAGCTTCAGGAGCTCTCCGACTCCATCCGGATGCACGGACTCATTCAGCCTATTACCGTTCGTTTTATCGGCAGCGGCAAGTACGAGCTGATCAGTGGTGAGCGTCGCCTTCGGGCCACGAAAATGGCCGGCATCCCCAATATCCCCGCCTATATCCGGGAAGTGGATGATGATGATATCGTAGCGTTCGCCCTGATAGAAAATGTTCAGCGGGAACAGCTGAACCCCATTGAAGTGGCGCTGGGATACAAACGGCTGCTGGAAGAGTGCAATTTTACCCAGGATCAGGTTGCAAAAAAACTGGGAAAGAACCGCTCCACAGTAACCAATATACTGCGCCTGCTGAACCTGCGGGCCCCGATTCAATCTGCGCTCAAGACCAATGCCATATCCACGGGACACGCCCGGGCGCTTATTACGGTTGAGGAACCCCGGGTGCAGGACAAGCTGCTGGATAAAGCCATCAAAGAAGACTGGTCGGTTCGCCAGATTGAAGATGCCGTCAGAAAACTGGACCGAAAGAAAAAGCCCAGGAACACCCTGCTTCAGGAAAAAGACCAGAAGGATGTGCATCTTATGGAGCTGTCCAACCGTTTGAGAAATAAATTCAGCACCAGGGTCAGTATCAGGAAAAAGAACAAAGGCGGGGAAATCCGGTTTGAATACTACTCGGATGAAGATCTTGAACGTATCATTTCCATTCTGGAAGAATCCGAAAAATAG
- a CDS encoding tetratricopeptide repeat protein: protein MKAVKSALAVITAILISFSFAGDAESQSREDAINSFNEGFSLFNEQGDLLAAIDKFKETIEIAEQVGPEANNIRERAEGQIPRLAFMHAAQLVRERQLEEAIGAFENAIELAGEFNDDQIASRARGNLPALYLNLGNQHFRNEENERALEKYNQAIELNPSYVSAYYQRGLVFRRMGQLENAIENFDISIELADEAGDQENVERGQRAVRDYLVYRASEQIENENFNRALDLLNRAAGYGESASLHYRFAETYNFLERHNDALSSAQRALELEDGSRADMARIYFEVGVAQKGLENESAACEAFRNALFGEFQAPAEHQIEHELNCN from the coding sequence ATGAAAGCCGTAAAGAGCGCTTTAGCAGTTATAACTGCCATTCTGATTTCCTTTTCTTTTGCCGGTGACGCGGAATCCCAAAGCAGAGAAGACGCCATCAATAGTTTCAATGAAGGCTTCTCTCTTTTCAATGAGCAGGGAGATTTACTTGCGGCCATCGACAAATTCAAGGAAACTATAGAAATCGCTGAACAGGTTGGACCTGAGGCAAACAACATCCGTGAACGTGCCGAGGGCCAAATTCCTCGTCTTGCATTCATGCATGCAGCACAGCTGGTCAGGGAGCGTCAACTGGAAGAGGCCATCGGAGCATTTGAAAATGCCATCGAACTTGCCGGAGAATTTAATGATGACCAGATCGCCAGTCGTGCACGCGGCAATCTGCCTGCGCTCTATTTGAATCTGGGCAATCAGCATTTTCGAAATGAAGAAAACGAAAGAGCTCTTGAAAAGTATAATCAGGCCATTGAGCTAAACCCTTCGTATGTGAGTGCCTACTATCAGAGAGGGCTTGTGTTCCGGCGGATGGGACAGCTGGAGAATGCGATTGAAAACTTCGATATATCCATAGAGTTGGCCGATGAAGCCGGTGACCAGGAGAATGTGGAGCGTGGCCAAAGAGCGGTGCGGGATTACCTGGTTTACCGTGCATCAGAGCAGATTGAGAACGAGAATTTTAACCGTGCCCTTGATCTTCTGAACCGAGCCGCAGGCTACGGAGAGAGCGCCAGTTTGCACTATCGTTTTGCCGAGACATACAACTTCCTGGAGAGGCACAACGATGCTCTTTCAAGTGCGCAGCGTGCTCTGGAACTGGAGGATGGCAGCCGCGCCGATATGGCCAGAATCTATTTTGAAGTTGGTGTCGCCCAAAAGGGTCTTGAAAACGAGTCGGCTGCCTGTGAGGCCTTCAGAAATGCATTGTTCGGCGAGTTTCAGGCTCCCGCAGAGCACCAAATTGAACACGAGCTGAATTGCAATTGA
- the lon gene encoding endopeptidase La, with translation MHNFDGLKILSNKLSEDEFDDFEQAIPLLSEEEERRMTESDIPDELPILPLKNTVLYPGVVIPITVGRDRSLELVKKAYESDKTIGIVTQKNKDQEDPSPDELYHVGTIAQILKLIKMPDGSKSIVIQGKSIFEIEEFTQHDPYYIARVKPFLYDQDVSGVELDAALRSVKETATQIVNLSPNIPSEAAIAINNINSPTFLLNFISSNLNISLDEKQALLEIRSFSEKMDKVMAYIKKEMQVLNLSEEIRSKVKTDIDKQQKDFYLRQQLKAIQEELGEDSEQEDVQKLRNRAKEKDFPEHVEKVLEKELDRLERTPSNAPNHGVIYNYVEWLVDLPWNHYSEDKLDLKNARKILDEDHYGLEKVKKRIVEYLSVLKLKKDMKAPILCFHGPPGVGKTSLGRSIARAMNREFQRFSVGGLQDEAEIRGHRRTYIGALPGRIIQSVKKAGTSNPLMMLDEIDKVGMNFRGDPTSALLEVLDPEQNHTFYDNYLEVEYDLSKVLFIATANNLDTIPPALRDRMEMIYLSGYTLEEKLQIAKKYLVPKQIKENGLKKSQFRVSDKAIEKLIDGYTRESGVRNLEREIGSVARGVASKVASDEITKASVGVGDVEDYLGKRKFFSDIAERTTVPGVATGLAWTPFGGDILFIEASVSRGSGKLNITGQLGEVMKESAMLALSYLKSRSSELSIPDAAFDKWDLHIHVPAGSVPKDGPSAGLPLLAAVSSIFTQRKVKNTVAMSGEITLRGSVLPVGGIKEKTLAARRAGIETVILPSRNRKDVDEIETDVLKGVNFHYLDRMEPLLDLVLEKKPDMDPAVKFAAVKKKSGENASVRNEPTGQTASG, from the coding sequence ATGCACAATTTTGATGGACTGAAAATACTTTCAAACAAGTTGTCTGAAGACGAATTCGATGATTTTGAACAGGCTATTCCGCTTCTTTCCGAAGAAGAAGAGAGACGAATGACGGAATCGGATATCCCCGACGAACTGCCCATCCTGCCGCTGAAAAATACCGTTCTGTACCCCGGAGTGGTAATTCCCATTACGGTTGGCCGTGACCGGTCTCTTGAACTTGTTAAAAAGGCCTATGAATCCGACAAAACCATCGGAATTGTCACGCAGAAGAACAAGGATCAGGAGGATCCCTCGCCCGACGAGTTGTACCACGTCGGTACCATCGCCCAGATCCTGAAGCTGATCAAAATGCCTGATGGAAGCAAAAGTATTGTGATTCAGGGTAAAAGCATTTTTGAAATTGAGGAATTCACTCAACACGACCCCTACTACATTGCCAGGGTCAAGCCTTTTTTATACGACCAGGACGTTTCCGGAGTAGAGCTGGACGCGGCGCTCAGATCGGTCAAGGAGACGGCAACCCAGATTGTCAATCTCTCTCCGAATATTCCATCGGAAGCGGCCATTGCGATCAACAACATCAACAGCCCCACTTTTCTGCTCAATTTCATCAGCTCCAACCTGAACATCTCTCTGGATGAAAAGCAGGCCCTGCTGGAGATACGATCCTTCTCCGAAAAGATGGACAAGGTGATGGCCTACATCAAAAAGGAGATGCAGGTATTGAACCTCAGTGAGGAGATACGGTCAAAGGTTAAAACCGATATCGACAAACAGCAGAAAGACTTTTATCTGCGGCAGCAGCTGAAGGCGATTCAGGAAGAGCTTGGGGAAGACAGCGAACAGGAGGATGTTCAGAAGCTGAGAAACCGCGCCAAAGAGAAAGATTTCCCGGAGCATGTTGAGAAAGTTCTTGAAAAGGAGCTCGACCGGCTGGAACGGACCCCGTCCAACGCTCCCAATCACGGTGTCATCTATAATTACGTGGAATGGCTGGTTGACCTGCCCTGGAACCACTATTCGGAAGACAAGCTGGATCTGAAAAACGCCCGCAAAATTCTGGACGAAGACCATTACGGCCTCGAAAAGGTCAAGAAACGGATCGTTGAGTACCTCTCCGTGCTTAAGCTTAAAAAGGATATGAAGGCCCCTATCCTCTGCTTCCATGGCCCTCCCGGAGTCGGGAAAACATCCCTGGGCCGCTCCATTGCACGCGCCATGAACCGCGAGTTCCAGCGGTTCAGTGTTGGCGGACTGCAGGACGAGGCCGAAATCCGTGGCCATCGCCGGACGTATATCGGTGCCCTTCCCGGCCGTATCATCCAGAGTGTCAAGAAAGCCGGGACCAGCAACCCGCTGATGATGCTCGATGAAATCGACAAGGTGGGAATGAATTTTCGGGGAGACCCCACCTCGGCGCTGCTCGAAGTACTTGATCCGGAACAGAACCATACGTTTTACGACAACTACCTTGAAGTAGAATACGACCTCTCCAAAGTGCTGTTCATTGCAACGGCCAACAATCTCGACACCATCCCTCCCGCCCTTCGGGACCGCATGGAGATGATCTATCTGAGCGGATATACCCTTGAGGAGAAGCTTCAAATTGCCAAGAAGTACCTGGTTCCGAAACAGATAAAGGAGAACGGCCTGAAGAAATCCCAGTTCCGGGTCTCTGACAAAGCCATTGAAAAGCTGATCGACGGATATACGCGGGAATCGGGTGTCCGAAACCTGGAACGGGAAATCGGATCGGTGGCCCGCGGTGTCGCCAGCAAGGTCGCTTCCGACGAAATCACCAAAGCCTCCGTAGGTGTGGGCGATGTCGAAGATTACCTCGGAAAGCGGAAGTTCTTCTCCGATATCGCGGAGCGCACCACCGTCCCGGGCGTAGCCACTGGTCTTGCATGGACGCCTTTTGGCGGGGATATCCTGTTTATTGAGGCCAGCGTCTCCAGGGGCTCCGGAAAACTGAACATCACCGGTCAGCTTGGCGAAGTGATGAAAGAGTCAGCCATGCTGGCACTGAGCTATCTGAAATCGCGCTCATCGGAGCTTTCCATTCCGGATGCGGCATTTGATAAATGGGACCTGCATATCCACGTTCCGGCCGGATCCGTACCAAAGGACGGCCCATCCGCCGGACTACCGCTGCTGGCTGCCGTCTCCTCTATTTTCACCCAGCGCAAAGTGAAGAACACCGTAGCCATGAGCGGCGAAATCACGCTTCGCGGATCGGTGCTTCCGGTGGGCGGCATCAAGGAAAAAACCCTTGCGGCCCGGCGGGCGGGAATTGAGACGGTCATCCTCCCCTCAAGAAACCGGAAAGATGTGGATGAGATTGAAACCGATGTACTGAAAGGGGTCAATTTTCATTATCTGGACCGGATGGAGCCGCTCCTCGATCTGGTACTTGAAAAGAAGCCGGACATGGATCCCGCGGTTAAATTCGCTGCCGTCAAAAAGAAATCAGGCGAGAACGCGTCCGTTCGCAATGAACCCACCGGCCAAACCGCATCCGGCTAA